Part of the Henckelia pumila isolate YLH828 chromosome 2, ASM3356847v2, whole genome shotgun sequence genome is shown below.
GACCCAACCTTTTCTCGGAGTCCTGAACAGCAGTTTGTGTTAATAAAAAGCAATAACTAAAACCTAGTATTTCGAATAAAGGTTTTAAACCTCCTCCAGCACAAAACATGAGCCAACAAACTTAAGAGGGTTGCATATCCAACACCAGACAAAAATAGTTAGCCCCAATGGAGCACCATGTACACGTAGAAACATAAAATTTGTTACAGCTACAAGTTCCCAGGTTACGAACTTCGCACAGAATCTAGTAGATGTACATATTATGAACACATGGCTGCTTTGATCTATGGAATCAACAAAACTCCAAATAATCTCAATGTGGTTATACTtcataaaattgtaaatttgttCTTCATCGTGATGCCAATGACCAGAAATTCAACAAAAAAGATGGCAAGGCAGCAAACCAGCTAAGGAAGGCCATGGCCGTGGCAGTTTCAAATTGTGCGCAATGATTCTTTCCACATGCCCCAAGATCATTGCCGATGAGAACAGTGATGCCTGCAGATGCACAGGCTGCAGCAAATGTTAGGGTCGATGTCACCTGCAACAGTCAACGAGAAAAATCAAACTTAACAAAGAAGAACGATTACCGTTCTGCAAAGAGAGATAAGGACCACTATATATTGGTCCTCATTGCATGTCAACAAAATCAACCACATCATTGCACAGACAGATATTCATGGGATTTTTTTGTGCCATGCCAACAAGAATGTTTAAAATGGAACACCATTTATATATGGCTAACTAACTTACCCCATCACCAACAGCAAATAGGCTAACAACTTTAGAATTCTGCAAGCGACGTCCCACAAGAAGTGCATAAGCATCAACAATTGATAGGATAAGGCTCCACATGCACTGCAAACCAGCAGCAGCAACCAGGTAGCTGAAAAGGGAAAAACAACATAAAAGTGAAGTCAATATAAAGCCAAGATACAAAAGACTGATCAAACCAGTGTACTATATCTTCTTACGCCATATATTATTAAAGAGCACTATAGAGATGTTTCCTGTATGACACACAAACATAAAACTCTCGCTCGCAGTAATAATGCATCGAGCACCAAGTATTATATAACATTTTCTGGTGCCCAATATTTGTACTGCAAAAATATCCTACACAACAAGCAGTTGTTGCAAGTTATTTTTACTTTTACATAGTTAAAATTGATCTtataacaaataattaaatgattctgtgattaaaaaaattgacTTTATAATATATTTGCTGTTCACAATCAAACTAACTTTCTTAATAAATTACAAACTAATTTTACAATCAAGACATATTATTTctaaaagtttaaatttttatcACAACCCGCACCCTTTCTTCCCTAGTTATAATTAATGGGAAATGGGCATGGTTTTTTGAACTTTACTTTGGTAACATGCTGACACCTTCTCATTGAAACTAGCCAAATTTGGTCAACAATGTGGTTCAAGAGTGTTTCTGCATTTCCTTTGGAACCACAACTCCAGATAAAGAAGTATAGACAGTGGAACGGGAAACTAATAGAGAACTCTATGCACTTCTTGAATCTTTTTCCAAAGAATTTCGGAAACATCAAATTTGTCCATTGCATTTGGCGTCACAAAATCAGATATAATCTCAAGAAGCACAGAACATCTCAGATACATTGTCACTATGACCATGCAGAAAAACATCCAACCTAATTACCCAATAACAAAGAAAGAACCATCTTTCCCCTAATTCAACAcaaaaattttcaacaaaaaagcTGAGACCGATGCAGAGCAACGAGTATAGAGAATTTTAGCTTGCAGATgttaaaataaactcaatttGTCACTAAATAGAACAATCAATCTCAATTCCGATGTACACAGCTGAATATAAAGAAAAAAGCTTAATCGCACCAGCACATAGAGAGGAGCAGTGACtgtgaaaaagtaaaacaaAGAGGTTGAATTACCAGAAGGCGGTGACTGAAGGGAAGTCACTCGTGGTCGCCATAACCGTAAGCGCCACAGCTGCGAACAAAAACTGGCAAACTCGCAACACCCAACCGCCCACCGTCCCCGGCATCCCTTGGAGATCCTTCATCCTCACTCGCGGAAGCGGCACATTAGCTGCACCCTCCGTCTGCGGCGGCGGCGCTTCCACTGGATGCACCGCCCCCTGGCTGACATTCATCTCTCCTtgaatctcaatctcaatctaaTCTCAATCCCAACCTCAAAGCTCTCTCGTACACACAGAATTACTGGATCATCCACCAACTACAGCCAACACATCCAGCAACTTATGTGTGAGTACATGAATCGGCGGCGGACGATTGTAGGGTCCCGGCGATCGCCTCCGACGGCGCAACTCCGATCCGATACGATTGGAGGATGAGTGGTCGCCTGAAATTGAGAGAGGGGAATCAGAATGGCGGATTTGTGGTTACCGAATTCAGCATTTTTGTAGTTCGATCGATGGGGTCCACCTGAAATTTCCCCCCCACCTTGTTTGGTAGTTATTCATAATTCGTGAAAATAATATTCCCTTTGATCGCTATTTCTTTCTCATTTTCTGCGTCAAACAAACGGAGTGTTAGATAACCTAAGTCGAAAGTTGATAATGGTCCAAATCAATCCGGAACGGAACCACTTCCATATTTgaccaaattaaaatatattgaaTCTTTCAAAACAAATTTGGAATCATTTTAAAAGTTTGCTGtcccgtaaattgaattttcacaaaattgatTTTTCACGAGGTATTGATGCAAGAATTGGTTCAGAGCGCTTTCAAGGAGGTGTTTAAGTTGGTGAAGTAAGTGAATTTTTGGTCATTGGTCATTGGCTATTACGTACCCAGCAAATCATTGCGTACCCAGAGCGTATCGAAAGATAGCAGCTGCAAgttcccacgtcacaaaaaaaaaaaaaaagaattggtTCAGAGCTTTAGTAATTTAGAACATCAAGTTTAGAGAATTTATTAGACGCACCATTTTATTTTGatcttaaaatttaataaatttataatgtatttcaatttttggtattgacataaaaataatggtcgatatgtttttataaatattattttaaatttatttatattatgtatataatatttaaatattaagaTTAATCCATGTCCATCTTATTTTAATTTGAAGAGTgttaatacataaatatattaagttcaaatttgatgaatgatgtttattttaaaataaaagacATTTAGAAGACACACCGCTTTTATAAAGatatattatgattaatttctaaaaataatttttttaagtaataataataattaaaaaataagaacACATGGGCTAAATAGGGAAAATTGTCATAAAATCCCCAAAAGTAAATATAAATTTCTTCTCAGTCCCCTTGTCAGTAAACATGCATTTGAGTTCCCTACACATTGTTTCTTTGTTTGAGCTCCCTATATGtgtatatttacatatttaccCTCCACAATTATGTTTGTCTTCTTCTCAAAATGGTTTTTAGTTTTTTCTCTCCTATATtatattgcatgattgtgcattTCATCGTaagatttttttaagttttttttgttaccattttaaatatttttttattactcccaaaaatatatatatacatataatttcTACTTGttctatttcaattttttttaaatattacaatatatttaaaaaacgatatttatttattcaaaaaatGTGATCATTTTTAGTTTATCTTATTATTTAGTTAATATTGGAAAGTGGAACTCTGaagaattataaataattaaaagtgataggcaaatatttatatttggaatttcttttatttttgttgttttggtgGCGTACCCTAGAGAATATGGATGTTTGAACTGATTTCGCACTTCTAAGTTGTTCAAATATCTTTAGAACTTAGAAAATCGGTTGAGTAGATTAACATCCATTCGGTCCtttgtttattttcaaaaacattttaaaagtgtgtttttccccccccccccccccccctcctctACACACACAACAGATCTCCAACAAGTGAACGTGAACAACTCATCATAATCATCATATCACATTTTGATGTGtgtgcaaaaaaaaataagactCTTGCTCCCAATTTCC
Proteins encoded:
- the LOC140877753 gene encoding CASP-like protein 5A2, translating into MNVSQGAVHPVEAPPPQTEGAANVPLPRVRMKDLQGMPGTVGGWVLRVCQFLFAAVALTVMATTSDFPSVTAFCYLVAAAGLQCMWSLILSIVDAYALLVGRRLQNSKVVSLFAVGDGVTSTLTFAAACASAGITVLIGNDLGACGKNHCAQFETATAMAFLSWFAALPSFLLNFWSLASR